Proteins from a genomic interval of Salvelinus sp. IW2-2015 linkage group LG14, ASM291031v2, whole genome shotgun sequence:
- the ube2j1 gene encoding ubiquitin-conjugating enzyme E2 J1, with translation MENKYNLKSPAVKRLMKEAAELRDPTEHYHAQPLEDNLFEWHFSVRGPPDSDFDGGVYHGRIVLPPEYPMKPPSIILLTPNGRFEVGKKICLSISGHHPETWQPSWSIRTALIAIIGFMPTKGEGAIGSLDYTPEERRALAKKSQDFCCETCGCSMHLALLAPSPTNPSPEDQEDQELAQQINFKAESRQGSVSTGAESEPPTEPQGEASSPGRQEEEENAQAEQAEAAPPPSEEETSPPAPSTHQRRAQQQQRDQIEPPSRPTFPHTATPHPPQDTSHTGSVVLIVVLALLLAALIFRRVYLTNEYKFDYEL, from the exons CTGTAAAGCGGCTGATGAAGGAGGCTGCTGAACTGAGGGACCCCACAGAGCACTACCACGCCCAGCCACTGGAG GATAATCTGTTTGAGTGGCACTTCTCTGTCCGCGGACCCCCTGACTCGGATTTCGACGGTGGGGTTTACCACGGCAGGATCGTGCTGCCCCCGGAGTACCCCATGAAGCCCCCCAGCATCATTCTACTCACA CCCAATGGGAGATTCGAGGTGGGGAAGAAGATCTGTCTGAGCATCTCCGGCCACCACCCAGAGacatggcagccatcttggagcA tcAGAACGGCACTAATAGCTATAATCGGATTCATGCCAACCAAAGGAGAGGGTGCAATCGGATCTCTTGATTATaccccagaggagaggagagccctTGCCAAAAA ATCCCAGGACTTCTGCTGTGAGACTTGTGGCTGCTCCATGCACTTAGCCCTTCTGGCTCCCTCCCCCACAAACCCCAGCCCCGAGGACCAAGAGGACCAAGAGCTTGCCCAGCAGATCAACTTCAAG GCAGAGTCCAGGCAGGGCAGTGTGAGCACAGGGGCAGAGAGTGAGCCCCCCACAGAACCCCAGGGAGAGGCATCCTCCCCggggagacaggaggaagaggagaacgcCCAGGCTGAGCAG GCCGAGGCGGCTCCACCTCCCAGTGAGGAGGAGACGAGTCCCCCAGCCCCCAGCACCCACCAGCGCCGGGCCCAGCAGCAACAGAGAGACCAGATAGAGCCCCCCAGCAGGCCCACTTTCCCCCACACCGccaccccccaccctcctcaGGACACCAGCCATACAGGCTCTGTGGTGCTCATCGTGGTGCTCGCCCTGCTCCTGGCTGCCCTCATCTTCCGCAGGGTCTACCTGACCAACGAGTACAAGTTTGACTACGAGCTGTGA